The segment TCACGGTATAAATCAGGCCGCAGGCCATAACGCCCCCCAGCGCCACGCTAAGGTGGGGGTTAATCCCCTGTCCCGTAAACCCGGTGACGGTAATGACCACCCCGACAAAAGCCGCGCTGGAACCCAGGTAGCTGGGAACGCGGCCTCCGGTGACCAGGAAGAACAGTAGCGTCCCCACGCCCGACATCAGCACGCAGAGATTGGGGTCAAGCCCCATTAATAGCGGCATCAGTACCGTCGCACCAAACATGGCGACCGCGTGTTGAAGTCCCATGATTATCGTCTGACCCAGCGGGAGCGTTTCATCCGGGGCTACAACCCCCTGCGCCGACGCGGAATGTTTCTGCCATTTTGGAAACCAGGAAGCTGCCATCGTTTTCTCCAGTAGAGTAAATAGTGCCGTGACCGCCGGGTGCAGGGATCAGACGAGCTGTCGCCGTAAAGGGTGATAACGCCGATCGAAGTAGATCAGACCGTGCGTATCGTCATTTGAAATCAGCGCCTGAACCTCGCAGATCAAAATGTCATGGGTGCTGACATTCATTACCTGAGAGACGCGACAGTCGAAAGAGGCGACGGCACCGGTGAGGATCGGCGAACCCGTTATCAACGTGGTCCAGTCGGCGGCGATAAAGCGCTCCTCCATCGGCGTTTTGCCACCAAACAGGGTAGAGAGATCTTCATGATCGGAGGCCAGCGTATTGATGCAGAGCTGCTGATTTTTTCTAAAAATCTCATAGACCGAGGCGGAACGGTTCAGGCAGACCAACAGCGTTGGAGGCGTATCGGTCACGCTGCAGACCGCCGAGGCGGTAAAGCCCGCCCGGCCAGCCGGACCATCGGTGGTGATAATATTCACCGCAGCCCCAAGGCGGGACATGGCATTGCGGAAATCCTGTTTTTCAACCCCGCTGATAGCGGCTGTTACGGGCGTAGCCAGAGTCATATTGTTTCCTTTATTCACAGGGAGAGCGATGGTGATGTTCTGCCATCACTCCAGGATACAGGCGGTAGCGAAATCCAGCCGCGGCAGACGGGGATAAACACTGCCCGGGTCGCCGTAGCCGATGTTGATCAGCAGGTTACTTTTCCAGCCGCTCTCCGCGAAGAAGGCCGCATCCACCGCCTCGCGGTCAAAGCCGGACATCGGACCGGTATCCAGGCCGCTCGCTCTGCATGCCGCGATCAAATAGGCTGCCTGCATTGAGCTGTTGCGAAAGGCGGTCTCCATGGCAAGTTCAGGGCTGCTGGTAAACCAGGCGCGCGCATCCGCATAAGGAAAGAGTTCCGGCAGCCGGTTATAGAAAAGCGGATCCCAGGCAACAATGGCCGTGACCGGTGCGGTCATGGTTTTTTCGAGGTTGCCGCTGGACAGCGCAGGTTTAAGGCGTGCTTTACCGGCCTCGCTGCGAATAAAAGAAAATCTCGCTGGGCCACAGTTAGCCGAGGTTGGCCCCATCTTAACCAGGTCGTAAATCACCCGGATCTGCTCATCGCTGACGGGGCGATCCTGCCAGCCGTTACAGGTGCGGGCGGCGGTGAACAGCGTTTCTAATGCGGTCGTATTCAGTTTCTCTGCCATCGTGGCTCCGGTTATGCGTTTACATCGTGAATCGGTCTTTCCTGCAGCCAGTTCAGCAGCAGCAGGTTGAATTCATCGCTGGCGGTAACGCTCATGGCATGACCTCCCCAGGGCATTTTGACGACGCTTGCGTGGGGGAGCGCCTGCTCCAGCTTTTGCGAACAGGTCCAGGGCACCAGCAGATCGTCCTGTGAACAGATAAGCAGCACGGGTGGGGTAACAGACTGCGCCTGCATCGTGAAATCACAGGCCATCAGGGCGTGCAGGCGGCGCAGAAGATTATCGCGGCCCTGAAAATGCGCCACGTGCAGCGCATCCTCCGCCTCAATGCGCGTCTGGTTCTCCGACAGCCAGTCGGCAGGATAGAGGAACAGCGGCTGGGCCTGGACAAAGCTCTCCACACCCGCCCTGAGCAGCAGAGTCTGACGGACGTCAAAGCAGCGGCGGGTATGGGCATCCAGCCGAAGCCAGCCGTTAACAATGACCAGTCCCTGCACCCGATCGGGAAAGTCGAGCGCCATCTGCATACCGATTGCGCCGCCAAGCGCATGGCCGATAACCTCATAGCGTTCAACGCCTTTTTCAGCCAGGGCCTGCGCAAGTTCTGCCGCCATATCCTTTATGCTGTAGCCTTCTGGTAGCGTATCGGCACTGCGTCCCGTGCCACGCTGGTCATACACAGCAACCTGATAGTCACGGGATAACGCAGCCATTTGCGGGCGCCAGAAGCTCCCTAATCCGCCGAGTCCGGCAGAGAGAACCAGCGTCCTGACCCCGGCATGCGCCGGCCCGGTCAGCTCAATATGCATGCCTGTCTCCGCCTCCGATATGCGCTACGCTGGAAATTTCAATCAGCGCATCAGGCTTCACCAGCCCACACTGGATGCAGAACCGTGCCGGTTTCTCGCCGGGAAAGTAGTCGGCATAAACCTGATTGACTGCCGCATAGTTGCTCCAGTCGGTAATAAAGATGGAGTTGAAGGTGACGTCATCCAGCGTCCCTCCGGCGGTTTCAATCACGCTTTTTATGCTCTCCAGAACGTGACGCGTCTGGGCAGCGGCATCGCCGACGTGCACCACGTTGTTATCTTTATCAAACGGCAATGTGCCGGAGACATAGACTATGCCGTCGGCCAGCGTACCTGGCACAAAAGGGGCGATCGGATTGCCGCTACCCGGCAGGGTGATAATGGTTTTTGGCATGTAAGGTGCTCCTTTATCGGGTGAATTTACGCCGACGGTTCTAATGAAAGCGTTTCAGGCTGAAGCGCGGAGCAGAAAGCGTTGACATCTGATACCCAGCCAAAAAAAGTTTCTATATTGAAGAGCGCTGCCTGCTGGGCAAAGGCAGGCCCGGCCTGGTGAGTGGCGTCCGCCAGCACAATGCCGAAATACTCCAGAAAGAAGCCGTCGCGCAGCGTGGCTTCAACGCAGACATTGGTCGCTATCCCGGTAAAGACCAGATGGCGGATACCGCGGCTGCGTAACATGCTGTCGAGCGACGTATTGAAAAAGCCGCTGTAGCGGGACTTAGGCAGCACAATGTCATCCGGCTGGGGCTGGAGCTGATCGACCAGTGCATAATCCCAGCCGCCTTTGGCGAGCAGCTTACCTTCCAGTTCGGGACGCGAACGCATCGTTTTAAGCGCGTTAGACTTGTGCCAGTTTGGCGAGCCGGGGCCACCGGCCTCCACGTAGCGGTCATCCCAGCCGTTTTGGAACCAGATAATCTGGATACCTGCGTCACGGGCGGCTTTCACGGCGATATTGATGTTTTCTATTACCGGGCGCGTGCCGGAGACGTCAAAGCCAGCGAGGTCCAGATAGCCACCTTCGGTGGCATAGGCATTTTGCATATCCACCACAATCAGCGCAGTCTGGCTGGGAGGGAAGGCGATGGACTCCGGGCGTGCCTTAAGGGTGATGTTATCGAGGTTTGAGGCGGTCGCGCAGACGACCGTTTCTGAACTGTTCATTATGCCACCTCCTGCGTAGCGTTAAGCAGGGCGTGACGACAGGCCATGAGCGGCTGGATACGCTGACCAAAGTTTTCAATTCCCTGAAGGAAGTCATCAAAGGTCAGCAGCACGCCCTGTGTGCCTTCAACCGCCGCCACTTCATCCAGCATACGGGCCACATGGGCATAAGAACCGACCAGCGTGCCCATATTGATGTTGACTGCCGAGGTGGGGTCGGCCATTTGGCGTACGTTGGTATCGCTGCCGGAACGTTTGTCCTGCTGACTTTGCGTCGTTAACCAGGCGAGCGCGTCCTCATCGGCACCGGCTTTATAGTGCTCCCATTTCGCGCGCGCGGCCTCGTCGGTTTCATCGGCAATGATCATAAACAGGACATAAGAACCGACATCCCGGCCTTCTTTATCCGCAGCAGATTTCATGCGTGCTGCGGTGGGGGCAAAGGCTGCGGGCGTATTGACGCCTTTACCAAAGCAGAAATTATAATCTGCATGCTTTGCCGAAAAAGCCATTCCGGCATCGCTCTGACCGGCGCAGATCACCTTCATGGGTTTTTGCGGCTGTGGGCTGAGTCGACAATCGTTCATGGTGAAAAACTCCCCCTTAAGGTCGGATTTACCGTTCCCCCAGAGATCGCGCAGTACCGACACATACTCGGTCAGATAGTCATAGCGTTTTGAGAAGTATTCATCGCCGGGCCAGAGTCCCATCTGATCGTATTCCGGTTTTTGCCAGCCGGTTACCAGATTGACGCCAAAGCGGCCATTGGAAATGGAGTCGATTGTTGAAGCCATGCGTGCCACGATAGCGGGCGGCAGGGTTAGCGTGGCCGCAGTAGCGTAAATTTCGATGCGCGAGGTCACGGCCGCCAGGCCAGCCATCAGGGTAAATGACTCAAGGTTATGGTCCCAAAACTCGGTTTTACCGCCAAAGCCGCGCAGCTTAATCATCGACAGCGCGAAGTCAAAATGATAATGCTCCGCCTTAAGCACAATCTCTTTGTTCAGCTCAAAGGTGGGTTTGTACTGGGGGGCATGGGTGGAAATCAGCCAGCCGTTATTGCCGATAGGGATAAATACGCCAACTTTCATAAAGATACCTCGTATTTTGCATAAAGGATGTTGTTCGCGCTGCGGTGCATCCTGCAGTTCCCGTTTCGGCGGCGCATACTGATGAAGTAGCAAAGGCTGTGCCAGGTTAGCAATACGCTATATATTCAGCAGGTTGAGAAATTTTGTTAAAGTAAAGTAGAGCGCTTGGTCCGAAATGGACCATTTGGTAAAAAGAATGTGCACAGAAAACAGGCAGGTCTGTTCCATGTCGGTGCAGGTCACCTGTTTTTTTCCGATGAGGGCGGTCCAGGCTGGCCTGCGAAACAGATGATGGAGTCACGGTGAATTCAACAGATAAATTACCGCTTAAAACGGCGACGCGTCGTTCCAAAGCGGTAGCCGCGAAGCGCACGGCGATTGTAAATGCGGCACTGGCGCTCTTTTCTCAGTTTGGGCTACACGGAACAACGCTGGATAAAGTGGCGGAGGGGGCGGACGTGTCGAAAACTAATCTGCTTTACTATTACCCCTCAAAAGAGGCGCTTTATATTGCCGTGCTGAAGGATATTCTCGACGTCTGGCTGGCACCCCTTCGTGCCCTCAACAATGAACAGCAACCACTGGAAGCGATTCGCGATTATATTCGTCTCAAGCTCGAGGTTTCCCGCGATCATCCCCAGGCATCGAGGCTGTTCTGTATGGAGATGCTGCAGGGGGCGCCATTGTTAAAAGGCGAGCTTGAAAGCTCACTCCGGGCGCTGGTGGAGGAGAAGTCATCGGTGATTGATGAGTGGATCAGACAGGGCAGACTGGTACCCGTTCAGCCGGATCACCTGATCTTTATGCTATGGGCGGTCACGCAGCACTACGCGGATTTCGCCACTCAGGTAGAGGCCGTCACCGGCAGGACCTTAAATGATGAGAGTTTTTTCAGGCAGACGCTGGAAAACGTGCAGCGGATGGTGATTGAAGGCATTCGGGTACGCTAAGCGGCGGGCCTGGTTGGCCCGCCGCTAACATCAGCTGGGCCTGCGGCGCTGGCGAAGCCACCAGCCAATAGCCAGCAAAATAAACCACACCGGGGTCACCATAAGCGCTTGCCGTGTATCCTCCTGAAGCGTAAGCAGGACGAGAACAAACGCAAAAAAGGCCAGGCAAACCCAGCACATTACCTTGCCAAGGGGCATCTTATAGATGGACTCTGCGTGCAGCTGCGGTCGATTTTTGCGGTAAACCAGGTACGAGCAGAGAATAATGCTCCAGACAAACATAAACAGAATGGCCGACACGGTGGTGACCAGCGTAAAGACTTTCATCACGTTGGGGATCAGGTAAATCAGCGCCACGCCGCCCAGCAGACAGAAGCATGAAAAGAACAGACCGGCAGTAGGCACCGCACGGCGTGACAGTCTGCCGAAACTGCGATGCGCGGCTCCCTGTTGTGCCAGGCCGTAAAGCATACGGCTGGTGGAGAAAATACCGCTGTTAGCCGAGGAGGCCGCCGAGGTCAGCACAACGAAATTAACGATACTGGCCGCCGCGGGCAGACCGATAAGCATGAACATTTCCACAAACGGACTGCGATCGGCGACGACCTTATCCCACGGCGTGACCGCCATAATGACCACCAGCGAAAGCACATAAAACATAATAATGCGCAGTGGAATGGCGTTGATGGCCCTTGGCAGCACCCGTTCAGGGTCCTGCGTTTCTGCCGCTGCGGTACCCACCAGTTCAATGCCGACAAAGGCGAAAATCGCTATCTGAAAGCCAGCAAAAAAGCCGCTCAGGCCTTTAGGAAACATCCCGCCGCGATCCCAGAGGTGTGTCAACGAGGCCGTTCCGCCGCCGGGGGAAGGGTAGTGCATGGCAATGAGTACGATGCCGGTAACGATCAATGCAACAATGGCGACGATTTTGATAATCGCGAACCAGAACTCCATTTCACCAAACAGTTTGACCGTCGCGATATTGAGCGACAGGAAAACGAAGATACAGAGCAGGGCGCTCATCCAGATTGAAAAGTCCGGGAACCAGAGCTGAAAATAGGCGCTGATCGCAACCACATCCGCAATTCCGGTTACCACCCAGCAGAACCAGTACGTCCATCCGGTAAAAAAGCCCGCCCAGGGCCCGAGCAGATCTGCTGCGAAGTCGCTAAAGGATTTGTACTCTAAATTAGAGAGCAGCAGTTCGCCCATGGCGCGCATCACGAAAAACAGCATAAAGCCGATGATCATATACACGAAAATGATCGACGGACCCGCCAAACTGATGGTTTTACCGGAGCCCATAAACAGGCCTGTGCCGATGGCACCGCCGATGGCAATGAGCTGGATATGTCTGTTGTTGAGGTTACGCCGGAGCTCGCCCGGCGCCTCTGATGCCTGGGGCGCGTCTTTAGATTGGTCAACCATAACGAAGTTATTGTCCTTTAGTGATGTTGTCTGAGCTCTGTGGGCTCTTAGTGGGTCGTTTAAAAAAGCGAATTCAGCACTACCTTAAGGTAACTCAGCTTCAGGTCGCTAATATTTTTTCATCGCGGTCAACCACGTACTGGATTCAGGGAAGCAGAATTCCGGCCTGACCTGCGTTTTGGGGCGCAAAGCTTAACGTAAAAGCGACCCGGATACAGGGAAAGTTCAGTAAAGCCCCTCCCAACTGCGCAAAAACGAGACGACATCGCTAATCCCATGTCGCAGCTTACTGTGCAGCTGCTTCTGTGCATGACAGGCTGGAAGGAAGGTGACAAAATTTCACTATAAATTAACCTTCGATATCATTAAGGCAGGGTGACGCGCATGTGAGAGCGGTAAATGTATAGCTATAATTAAGTAAAATTAATATTATATTACCATTGAAATAAAAGCCAAATTAGCCTTTTTCTGGTATTTTATCTACATATATCAGTCAATTAAAAACACGTTTTTTCCTGTTATTATGCTTTCACCCGCGTTAAACATGAGTAAAATTATAAAAATTTATATTAATTTTTGGATTCTGACAGGGTCAGAATTATTGAATGTTTATAGGAAAAATCCTATTCTAGGCGGGATGGCCGGTTTTTGAGAACAGGTTGGTCAGCTGAACAGCCTGGGTAGAGTGAAATGCTGCAAGGTCTTTGCCGGTCAATAATCCAGCAAAGGGCGCCGCATAAAAATGTTCATTTCGGGGTTATTATCACAGTTGTAGTTTTTATGGGATTGCAATGCGGTCTTGCTCTTTTTTATTCATTTTTTTACCCCATATTACTGTAAATAACCGGAACAGGAGGGGACAGCGACAACCCTCCGATGAGGCATTAATGATTGGCAGTAACTATTTCAGCTGGCGTAACGAAATGCGGGCTGCTTTGGATGATGTGAGCGATGCCGCCGAAATAATGTGCGTCATTGAGCAGCAGACGATTAAGCTGGGACTTAAGTTTTACGCGTTATATATCCGACATCCGATTCCTTTTACGCGGCCAAAGACCTTTGTTTATAGTAATTATCCCAGAAAATGGGTCAGGCTTTATCAGAATGAGGACTTTGCGGCCATAGACCCCGTTATCAATTACTGCAAGGTGCCGGGGAAAATATTTTTATGGAGTGACCCCGTTAGCTGCGGAGATAGCAGGGTACTGATGACCGCACAGGAGTACGGGATTTGCTCAGGTTTTTCCTGTTCCACCATGGCCCTCAACCGAGCCACAGGGATATTATCTATGGCATCGCACGAACCTGTTGAAAAAATAAGATTAGTGCAGGAAGATCAGCTAAAGCTCCAGCATTTAGTGGTCCTGGTGCTTGAAGCGTTACAGCGTGTAAAAGATATTTCGATGTCGGTTATGAACATGGAATTAAGCCAGCGCGAGTTGGAGATTCTAAAATGGACGGCAGAGGGTAAAACTTCAGCGGAAATATCCCTCATACTCTGTATTTCGGAAAATACCGTTAACTTCCATCAAAAAAATATGCAAAAAAGGTTTAATGCGCCTA is part of the Erwinia sp. HDF1-3R genome and harbors:
- the rutF gene encoding NADH-dependent FMN reductase RutF, with the translated sequence MTLATPVTAAISGVEKQDFRNAMSRLGAAVNIITTDGPAGRAGFTASAVCSVTDTPPTLLVCLNRSASVYEIFRKNQQLCINTLASDHEDLSTLFGGKTPMEERFIAADWTTLITGSPILTGAVASFDCRVSQVMNVSTHDILICEVQALISNDDTHGLIYFDRRYHPLRRQLV
- a CDS encoding malonic semialdehyde reductase, whose amino-acid sequence is MAEKLNTTALETLFTAARTCNGWQDRPVSDEQIRVIYDLVKMGPTSANCGPARFSFIRSEAGKARLKPALSSGNLEKTMTAPVTAIVAWDPLFYNRLPELFPYADARAWFTSSPELAMETAFRNSSMQAAYLIAACRASGLDTGPMSGFDREAVDAAFFAESGWKSNLLINIGYGDPGSVYPRLPRLDFATACILE
- the rutD gene encoding pyrimidine utilization protein D, with the translated sequence MHIELTGPAHAGVRTLVLSAGLGGLGSFWRPQMAALSRDYQVAVYDQRGTGRSADTLPEGYSIKDMAAELAQALAEKGVERYEVIGHALGGAIGMQMALDFPDRVQGLVIVNGWLRLDAHTRRCFDVRQTLLLRAGVESFVQAQPLFLYPADWLSENQTRIEAEDALHVAHFQGRDNLLRRLHALMACDFTMQAQSVTPPVLLICSQDDLLVPWTCSQKLEQALPHASVVKMPWGGHAMSVTASDEFNLLLLNWLQERPIHDVNA
- the rutC gene encoding pyrimidine utilization protein C, whose translation is MPKTIITLPGSGNPIAPFVPGTLADGIVYVSGTLPFDKDNNVVHVGDAAAQTRHVLESIKSVIETAGGTLDDVTFNSIFITDWSNYAAVNQVYADYFPGEKPARFCIQCGLVKPDALIEISSVAHIGGGDRHAY
- the rutB gene encoding pyrimidine utilization protein B, producing the protein MNSSETVVCATASNLDNITLKARPESIAFPPSQTALIVVDMQNAYATEGGYLDLAGFDVSGTRPVIENINIAVKAARDAGIQIIWFQNGWDDRYVEAGGPGSPNWHKSNALKTMRSRPELEGKLLAKGGWDYALVDQLQPQPDDIVLPKSRYSGFFNTSLDSMLRSRGIRHLVFTGIATNVCVEATLRDGFFLEYFGIVLADATHQAGPAFAQQAALFNIETFFGWVSDVNAFCSALQPETLSLEPSA
- the rutA gene encoding pyrimidine utilization protein A, whose protein sequence is MKVGVFIPIGNNGWLISTHAPQYKPTFELNKEIVLKAEHYHFDFALSMIKLRGFGGKTEFWDHNLESFTLMAGLAAVTSRIEIYATAATLTLPPAIVARMASTIDSISNGRFGVNLVTGWQKPEYDQMGLWPGDEYFSKRYDYLTEYVSVLRDLWGNGKSDLKGEFFTMNDCRLSPQPQKPMKVICAGQSDAGMAFSAKHADYNFCFGKGVNTPAAFAPTAARMKSAADKEGRDVGSYVLFMIIADETDEAARAKWEHYKAGADEDALAWLTTQSQQDKRSGSDTNVRQMADPTSAVNINMGTLVGSYAHVARMLDEVAAVEGTQGVLLTFDDFLQGIENFGQRIQPLMACRHALLNATQEVA
- the rutR gene encoding HTH-type transcriptional regulator RutR is translated as MNSTDKLPLKTATRRSKAVAAKRTAIVNAALALFSQFGLHGTTLDKVAEGADVSKTNLLYYYPSKEALYIAVLKDILDVWLAPLRALNNEQQPLEAIRDYIRLKLEVSRDHPQASRLFCMEMLQGAPLLKGELESSLRALVEEKSSVIDEWIRQGRLVPVQPDHLIFMLWAVTQHYADFATQVEAVTGRTLNDESFFRQTLENVQRMVIEGIRVR
- the cycA gene encoding D-serine/D-alanine/glycine transporter, with amino-acid sequence MVDQSKDAPQASEAPGELRRNLNNRHIQLIAIGGAIGTGLFMGSGKTISLAGPSIIFVYMIIGFMLFFVMRAMGELLLSNLEYKSFSDFAADLLGPWAGFFTGWTYWFCWVVTGIADVVAISAYFQLWFPDFSIWMSALLCIFVFLSLNIATVKLFGEMEFWFAIIKIVAIVALIVTGIVLIAMHYPSPGGGTASLTHLWDRGGMFPKGLSGFFAGFQIAIFAFVGIELVGTAAAETQDPERVLPRAINAIPLRIIMFYVLSLVVIMAVTPWDKVVADRSPFVEMFMLIGLPAAASIVNFVVLTSAASSANSGIFSTSRMLYGLAQQGAAHRSFGRLSRRAVPTAGLFFSCFCLLGGVALIYLIPNVMKVFTLVTTVSAILFMFVWSIILCSYLVYRKNRPQLHAESIYKMPLGKVMCWVCLAFFAFVLVLLTLQEDTRQALMVTPVWFILLAIGWWLRQRRRPS
- the sdiA gene encoding transcriptional regulator SdiA, translating into MIGSNYFSWRNEMRAALDDVSDAAEIMCVIEQQTIKLGLKFYALYIRHPIPFTRPKTFVYSNYPRKWVRLYQNEDFAAIDPVINYCKVPGKIFLWSDPVSCGDSRVLMTAQEYGICSGFSCSTMALNRATGILSMASHEPVEKIRLVQEDQLKLQHLVVLVLEALQRVKDISMSVMNMELSQRELEILKWTAEGKTSAEISLILCISENTVNFHQKNMQKRFNAPNRTQVASYAAAMGLI